TGGCCACTACCGGGTACGCGCGCTCAGCGCAGCGCGCCCAACCAAGCCCCACACGCTTCGCTCGGGCTCTGCTTGGCCTTCACCGCCAGCCCGCTCACGCGCACGAAGGTCTGCGCGGCCTGTGCCACCACCTGGCGTGCGATCAGCGCCGCCTGCTTGGTCGCGGCCTGCTGCTTGCGCAGCTGCACGATGTTGATCGACGGCCGACCGACCGGTGCGTACTTCTGGTCGCGGCGCAGCACGTCGGCCACCTGCGCCACTTCGAATTCGGCCTGCAGGTAACGGTGCTGTGCCTCCACCAGCTCACGCAGCGGTACGCGCAGGGCAGCGGTGTCGGCGAAGGCAGCCAGTGCGGTATCGCAGGCGGCGTCATCGGCAAAGCGGGTACGCAGCGCGTCCACGCTGGCCAGGGTCAGTTTGGCCATGTGGGCCTCGTTGCTGCAGGAAAGGAGCGCGATTGTCGCATTGCTTGCCGGCTGATGCGTTGAACCGGGCGGCGAAATCCCTGTAGAGCCGAGCCCATGCTCGGCTCATCGCGCGCAGCGCGAGGGTTCTCCGATGGCGGAACGAAAAGCAGCCGAGCGTGGGCTCGGCTCTACACGGGCGTGCGGACCAACGGTCCGCACCTACCCAAGATGTTGCATGACCGATGGTGGAACCCCTGTAGAGTCGAGCCATGCTCGACTCATCGCGCGCAGCGCGATGGCGGACCCAAAAGCAGCCGAGCGTGGGCTCGGCTCTACACGGTCAAGGGCGTGCGGACCAACGGTCCGCACCTACCGTCTTTTGCTCAATCGCCGTCGGTTTCGTCCGGGTGGGCCTTCCAGTAGCCGGTCGAGCGGATCCAGTCGCGCGGCACGCCCAGGTGCCCTTCGATGAACTTGCGCATCATCCGCGCGCGGCGCGATTCGGTGGCGATCCAGTAGAAGGCATCGCCGTCCGGTGCTTCGAAGTCGGTCAGCATGTCTTCCAGCAGCGTGCTGCTGGCCGCCGGGAAGCCGTTGCGCTCCAGCCAGTGGATGCGCACGTTCTCGTACTGCGGCAGGTCCTGGCGCTCGGCCTCATCACTCACTTCGATGAAGGCCTGCACCTCGGCGCCGTCCGGCAGCACGTCCAGCCAGCGGGCGATGGCCGGCAGCGCGGTTTCGTCGCCGATCAGCACGTAAGCGTCGTAACTGTCGGCCACCACGAACGAGCCACGCGGGCCGCCGATCACCAGCACGTCGCCGGCCTGCGCCTGCTCGGCCCACGGCCCGGCGATGCCCTGGTCGTGCAGCACGAAGTCGATGGCCAGCTCGCCGGTTTCGTGGTCCCACCAGCGCGGGGTGTAGTCGCGCGACGGCGAGGGCTCCTTGCCGGCCGGGTAGCTGCGGCCTTCAGCGGTCAGCACCGGCAGCACCATCTCGCCGCTGCTGTTGGGGAAGAACAGCTTGATGTGGTCGTCGGCGCCGGGCGAATCGAAACCGGCCAGATCGTCGCCGCCCAGCACCACGCGGCGCATGTGCGGGGTGACTTCTTCGGTGCGCAGCACGGTCAGTTCACGGAAGCGCACATCCAGGCGCAGGCGCGTGTTGTTGTGTTCGGTCATGGGGATACCTGCAAAGGTGTCGCGCGGGGGCGCGCGGCATGGGGGAGGACCTGGCTGGATTCAGTCTGGCTGGGTCGTTGAAAGTGGTGATGCCTCGCTACCGGCGGTACCGTTCAGCAGGGCCGAGGCCCGCGTCAGCAGCGCCGCCACCTCGTCCGCCTCACCCTCGGCCCAGCGGCCGTGGTGGTGCACCAACGCCCGCTTGAACTCGCGCAGGGCCGTGGCCAGCGGCGGCGGCAGCGAGGCCTTGGTGATCTCGCGGGCACGGTCGAAGGCGCGTCGCTGCGCCAAGCGCACCTGGGTGCGCTGCACCTTCAGCTCGAACTCGCCGGCGGTGGTGATGCGGAAGATCCGCTTGCCGTCCACTTCCTCGGCTTCGATCCAGCCAGCCTGCTCGAAGCTGGCCAGCAGCGGGTACATGGTGCCGGCGCTGGGCGTGTAGGCCTGCATGAACTGGTTGCTGATCAGCTGCATCAGCTCGTAGCCATGGCGCGGCTGCTCGCCGATCAGGGCCAGCACCAGCAGGCGCAGGTCGCCGCGGCTCAGCACGCGCGGCTGGCCATTGCGGCGCGGCACCGCCGGATCGGTGGAACGGGCTCTGGGAGAAGCGGTACGGCTCATTTCGATATATCGGTAAACGAGTGTGCAAACGATATATCGATACATCGAAGCCGGCAATCATCGATCCGGCCACAAGCAGTTCCGTTTTGGGCCACGGCGGGACGCGCGCACAGCAAAAGGGGCGCCCCCTGCGAGGCGCCCCGGCGATGCTGTGGAAGGGAGCAGGGCCGCCAGGCCCATCACTCGCGGCCCACGCTGGACCCAGGGTGGGCACCAATCCAGAGGCAGGTGCGACATGTTGTCGCCGGTTCAGTACGCCCGCCCGGGGCACACCTACGCCGGTGCCGGAGTTGCCCTACAACCGTCATCGGCAGCAGTAACACTGCGTCCTGCGCATGGGCGCAGCGGTCCGGAAGCGACACCCTGCGCGGCCGCCAAGCCCCGCCAATGCGCCCTCGCAGGGCCCGGCAAGCCCCTTGCGGACACTGGCCGGTTGCATCCATACGCCTGCGTAGCCAAGTGACGAAAGCCCTTGGTGCGCTACACTTTGCGGTCTAGAAATCTATACAACAGTCGCGCGCGTGCGTGCGGTTATGGGAGCGCTAATGAACTGGTTGAACGAGGTGCTGAACAACGACCCGAATCCTGTGGAAACCCAGGAGTGGATCGAGTCGTTGAAGGCCGTTATTGATGTCGAGGGCTCCGAGCGCGCGCATCAGCTGCTGGAAGGCATGGTGGAGCTTACCCGTCGTTCGGGCGCCTACCTGCCGTTCTCTCCCACCACCGAATACGTCAACACCATCGAACCGCAGTTCGAGGCCAAGAGCCCGGGCAACGCCGAGCTGGAATGGCGCATCCGTTCGATCATCCGCTGGAACGCGATGGCCACCGTGGTGCGCGCCAACCGCAAGCCGGGTGACCTGGGCGGCCACATCGCCTCGTTCGCCTCCGGCGCCACCCTGTACGACGTGGGCTTCAACCACTTCTGGCGCGCCCCGAGCGAAAACCACCCGGGCGACCTGCTGTTCATCCAGGGCCACAGCGCCCCGGGCATCTACGCGCGTTCCTTCCTGGAAGGCCGCATCAGCGAAGAGCAGCTGGACAAGTTCCGCATGGAAGTGGACGGCGGTGGCCTGTCCTCCTACCCGCACCCGTGGCTGATGCCGGACTACTGGCAGACCCCGACCGTGTCGATGGGCCTGGGCCCGCTGGCCGCCATCTACCAGGCGCAGTTCATGCGCTACCTGGAAAACCGTGGCCTGATCGAGAAGTCCGACCGCAAGGTGTGGTGCTTCATCGGCGACGGCGAGAGCGACGAGCCGGAAACCCTGGGTGCCATCGCCCTGGCCGGCCGTGAAGGCCTGGACAACCTGATCTTCGTGGTGAACTGCAACCTGCAGCGCCTGGACGGCCCGGTGCGCGGCAACGGCAAGATCATCCAGGAACTGGAAGGCGTGTTCCGTGGCGGCGGCTGGAACGTGATCAAGCTGCTGTGGGGCGGTTACTGGGATGCCCTGCTGGCCAAGGACAGCGACGGCGTGCTGAAGAAGCTGATGATGGAAACCGTCGACGGCGAATACCAGAACTGCAAGGCCTTCGGCGGCGCGTATACCCGCGAGCATTTCTTCGGCAAGTACCCGGAAACCGCTGCGATGGTGGCCGGCCTGAGCGACGACGACATCTGGCGCCTGAACCGTGGTGGCCACGACCCGCACAAGGTGTACGCCGCCTACCACCAGGCCGTGAACACCAAGGGCATGCCGACCGTCATCCTGGCCAAGACCGTGAAGGGTTACGGCATGGGCAGCGCCGGTGAGGCACTGAACCCGACCCACCAGACCAAGAAGCTGGACGACGAAGCGGTGCGCCACTTCCGCGACCGCTTCAACATTCCGGTGACCGACGCGCAGCTGGCCGACGGCCAGGTGCCGTTCTACCACCCGGGCCCGGATTCGCCGGAAGTGCAGTACCTGCAGGAACGCCGTGCCGCACTGGGCGGTTACCTGCCGCAGCGCCGCCGCAAGGCCGACAAGACCTTCGTGGCGCCGAAGCTGGAAGCCTACGAGCGCCTGCTGAAGAGCAGCGGCGAGCGCAGCTACTCCACCACCATGGCCTTCGTGCAGAGCCTGAACATCACCCTGCGTGACAAGGAACTGGGCCCGCACATCGTGCCGATCGTGGCCGACGAAGCCCGTACCTTCGGCATGGAAGGCCTGTTCCGCCAGATCGGCATCTACGCGCCGTTCGGCCAGAAGTACAAGCCGGTCGACGCCGACCAGCTGATGTTCTACCGCGAAGACCAGAGCGGCCAGGTGCTGCAGCAGGGCATCAGCGAGCCGGGTGCGATCAGCTCGTGGATGGCGGCCGGTACCAGCTACTCGGTCAGCAACGTGCCGATGCTGCCGTTCTACATCTACTACTCGATGTTCGGCTTCCAGCGCGTGGGCGACATCGCCTGGCAGGCCGCCGACATGCGTACCCGCGGCTTCCTGCTGGGCGGCACCGCCGGCCGCACCACGCTGAACGGTGAAGGCCTGCAGCACGAAGATGGCTTCAGCCATCTGGTGGCCGGTGGCATCCCGAACGTACGCAGCTACGACCCGACCTTCGGCTTCGAAGTGACGGTGGTTCTGCAGCACGGCACCAAGCGCATGATGGAAGACCAGGTGGACGAGTATTACTACGTCACCCTGATGAACGAGAACTACACCCACCCGGAAATGCCGGAAGGCGCGGCCGAAGGCATCGTCAAGGGCATGTACCTGCTGACCGACGCCGGCAAGCCGAAGAAGGGCGAGCTGCGCGTGCAGCTGCTGGGTTCGGGCACCATCCTGCGCGAAGCCATTGCCGCGGCCGAGCTGCTGGACAAGGACTTCGGCGTGACCGCCGATATCTGGAGCTGCCCGAGCTTCAACGAACTGCGTCGCGATGGTTTCGACGTGGAACGTGCCAACCGCCTGCATCCGGAAGGTGAGCAGCGCAAGGCCTACGTGACCGAGCTGCTGGAAGGCCGCCAGGGCCCGGCGATTGCCGCCACCGACTACGTGCGCGCGTATGCGGACCAGATCCGTGCGTTCGTGCCGATGAGCTACACGGTGCTGGGTACCGATGGGTTTGGACGTTCGGATACGCGTGCGAACCTGCGCCGGTTCTTTGAGGTGGATCGGTACTACATCGCGCATGCCGCGATTGCGGCGCTGGCGAAGGAAGGGAAGATGACCGCGAAGGATGTGGCCCGGGCGATCAAGCAGTACAAGATTGATCCGGAGAAGGCTAATCCTGTTGGGGTTTGATTGGTCAGTTAGTTGACGCGAAAAGGGCGGCCGTTGGCCGCCCTTTTTTCTAGAAATGACCCGTCCTGAATTGGGTTGACACCTTTTCCCTCTGGAAAAGGAATGCTCAATGAAATCAACAATCAGGCGCAGCCAGCGGGATTACTCGCTGGCCTTCAAGTTGTCGGTGGTAGATCAGGTCGAACGCGGGGAGCTGACCTACAAAAAGGCCCAGGAGCGCTATGGGATTCAAGGTCGTAGCACGGTGCTTACCTGGCTTCGCCGACATGGTCGGCAAGACTGGGCGGCTGGGGCATCATTTCCTCCCATGAGCACTGTCTCCAAAGCCGGAGCGGCCAAGCCGCTTGCCCCGGAGCAACAGATCAAGGCCCTGCAGGTTCAGTTGCGGGAGGCAAACGAGAAGGCGCAGCTCTTCGAGGCCATTGTGGACGTCCTCAAAGAGGATTACGGGGTAAAAATCGTAAAAAAGCCTTCCGGCAAGTTCTCGCGCAAGGGCGCCTCCAAGGCGTAAGCCGTCATTTTGGCATCAGTCGGCAGGAGTACTATCAGGCTGGTCGCAATTACACCTGCCCAGAAAGTCTTGATTGACGCTGCCGACAGCCGTGAGTCACTAGCTGCGCAATGGCTCACCGCCGAGCAGGTTAGTGTCGGACTGAATCTGTGTGCCTGCGGGAGCAGCCAACGAGTAGGTCAGCTGCGCCGCGAGGGGTAGCTCTTGGGTGTCTAGGTAACTAGGCCTGCTCCCAGCTACCGCTACCCGAATTGGCAGTTCGGGCCGGACGGCCAGCCCATAGATCATCTGGCCGACATCCTGAAGGTGTTGTGCGATTTCGGTCCCTCCCAGCGAGAGCTACACGGACTACACCGAACCACCAGATGGGGGGAGGTTGAGTGGTTCCTGTCTCCGCACGTGTTGCTTGATGGCATGACGCCTGCTTCGACATTGCTGGCCGCTCCAGCAAATGTTCTACGTGCTGCTTGCGTTGAGTTTCAGGGCGCTGATTGAGGGGCTACTACAGAGCCTGTCCGCGGGACATGCCTGCGTGAATTGCACCGTAGCTGAGTTTGACCGATACGGAAGCCCTGAATTGCACGGGCTTGCATTCGCGGCACCAGATGGCCTCCAACTCCAGCTCCAAGTCCTGGTGGCATGGGCAGGCGTCAAGAGCTTGAGCTCTCAAGCCAGGTCACCTTCCAAGCTCGCCAGATAGGTTCGGGCGACCCGCGACATGGAGGATCTTTCCAACAGGCTGATCCTCGGTGCCATGCTGTCAAAGAGATTAATGCATTTCCTGAAATCTGATGAACTCTTGCGAAGAAGCGCCAGGCTCAAAATTGCTTGTGTAAGGTCGCAATGCCCCTTAAGGACAAGGTTCTCCAAGTGACGGCAGACAGAGAAGAACGCGGCAAGCCTCTTTGAGCTCGACATGAAGCCAATGCTGGGCATGGAGTTGAGGGCAGCTCTCGCCACCGGCAGGCTTTCGTCGTACATGATGGCTACCTGCAGAAGATCATGAGCCGACGCCCCGGTGACCATCGAGTACTCAGCAAGAAACTCCTTCTTTCCAATCATGCTTTCGCTCACGTTCCACTTCCTTGTTGTGAATCCCGCAAGCGTTGCACATATGCAGTACAACCGCAAAGTGCTATGAAGTAAGTGATCACGCATGGCCTCAAGCTGGACTCCCGACGACGGCGCAAGGCAGTTGCACCGGAGATCGAGGCCATTGAGCGCATCAAGCCTGGCTGCGAGAAATCTGGCGTGCTGGGTGCGCCTCCGCTCACTAGATTTTTTCTAGATTAAATACTCATGTCGAAACTCACCAATTTAAGGAAACGACATGATGAAAAAACTATCCACTCAAGCCCCTCTTCTCTGCACCAACTGCTTCAACGGCAACACCATCACCTTCAGCAGCAGGCACGTCACTATTGCGCTTACTGTCACCATCGCTCTCACCTTCGCCTTCTCGCTGGCGCTGTGCGCAGGTGCCTACGCCCTCTACGTCTTTACCTAAGCGCAACTCGGAGCTCAACCAACGTCGGGAAGTCGGCGTGTTGAGTGGTCAAGGATTCTTGCCGACGCAAGCAATCGGACAGAGGTGCTAAGGTGGACTACTTCTTCCTTTGGTGGCGGATTATGGGATTGGCGTCATCTCACCATGCACTTGGTAACAGACGGAGCAACGGGCCAAGCGCAAATGCCGCCTCGGGGCGTATCAGCCTCGAGGTGGGAGGGGGCGGCCAGATGTCTCAGTCTCGATATTTGGCCACTCAGAGACATCCATCAGCAGCGCCAGGAGGCTATCCAGCCGCCGGCACATATCTCGTATCGGATCGGGCGAACAAAAAGTAGTTCATAGCCACCGTGCGGTACTAGGGCTGCCGGGCGGACAGCATCTGGCAAAGACTGTCTGTTCGCGACGCTCCCCACGTAGCTGGCAGTCGGAAGAGCACCTTCAGGGCGATTCATCCCAAATGGACCTAGCGATGACCTCTCAGGCATTTCAGACGTTCACCCATGTCATCCAGGATGCTGTGGACCTCCTTGCGCACTTCGATGCAATCAATTCCCAACCACCGCCTGAAAATGCTGAGGTGCTAAAGCGTGCGAGCTTGGTCATGGCTCTAGCAGCACTTGAAACCTACATTGAAGATCGTATTTGCGAGGCCGCTGAGCAGGTGGCGGGTAGGGACCGAACGGGCGGTCGAATGAGGGCGTTCTATCTGGCCTCGCTCGAGAATGACTTGAAGTACTTCCACACGCCAACGCCTGATCGAGTGGGAAAGATCTTTGAAAAGTATCTGCAGGTCAATGTAATCGATGGCTGGGTTTGGAACCACTATGATCCGGCTCGAGCCAAAGTCCACTTGAACGCGATTGCAAAGAAGCGGGGTGACATAGCCCATCGATCTCTTCGTCCTATACCCGGTCAGCCTGCGGCGCACGCGGTAACTCGTGAAGACCTCCGAAAGCATATTCGTTTCATTTCTGACCTGGTTGCCGCCACCGACAGGCACATCGCCGCCAACCTGTAGGGCGCTGCGCTCTGGCAGCTGCCTGCGTCAACTCGGAGACTTCCAGGCTCATCGTGTTGACTGTGCTACCAGGCTGGCTGGTGTCAATGTAAGTGCTCTGGCGTCGGAGTGCGCGTGAGACTGATGCGTCCCATGCCGTTGCCCGATGAGGCCATTGCGAGCAGGCGAAAACTGCTGTGTGGTCTCTGCGGGCTTAGCGTAGTGAACCGCGCCTCCTGCTGAGTTGGGGAGCGCAGGTGTCCAGCGTTCCACAGGTTGGAGATCAGTTGTCGAAGCTAACCTCTTGAGCCAGATGCTGGTATAGATGCTTCTGCCGAAGAGCAGCGACCTGAATGACCGCGGGGATGGTGACTCGGTACGCCGCGCCTGCGACATCGATTGCCGTCCACAGTCCGGTGATGACCCATCCAATGGGACCGGTCAGCAGTGCCATCGTCTTGGAAAGCAGGATGTTGCCACCGAAGGAAAGTCCGCGTCCAATGAGTGCTTTCAGGATGGCGTTGACGATGATTGTGGTCAGCTGGTACGACCTGAAGCCACCCATGCGGAACACCGTCTGGAACACGCCGACCATGGTTTCGGCCGTGACGCCATTGGTGTTCTTGACCCCGGTGGACTGTGCCAACTCTCTCAGTTCCTCCGGGGTCATCTTCTCCAGTGCATCCGTAAGGATCTTCATTAGAAGATTGCTTTCAATCTTCTCTACGCTCGCAGTCTTGCTGTAGTTGACCTTCATCTTGTCGCAGACGTCCATCAGCACTTCCTTGTACTGAACGCCCTTGCCGCCTCGGAACATGGTGGCAAAAGTGTTCGCTCCGAAACACTGGACTTCTGCGGCAATCTGTTCCCAGTACTGATGATGATCAGGACTGAAATTCTTGTATCGCTCATGCATGGTCAGCTCCTCCGTGAATCGCGGCGAGCCATCCTTGTCATGCGTAAGGCAATAGACGAGGTCGTTCAGATCTTCTGACTGCAGCTGGCCCAGAAATTCAAGGTCAGCGTCACTGCGGTAAGCCATGTAATTCCCTTATGTGTTGCGATTAAAATGTGCCTGCGGGCGCCGCCGGACAGACCTGTGGCCGCTTTTGGATGGACCCTGAGTGAGCCCGCACCGGTGGGCTGATCAGACGCCCCAGAAGCCCGCGCGCACCTTAGGTGCAGGTCACGGTGCTTTGGACGCATGCGCCGGGCGGGAGAATGGGGTGCTGGTTGGGGGTGATCTGCGCGGCGAGCAGGTAGTCCCGCAGCGATCCCGTTACTGACTGCTGAGAATTACGATGCTCTCAACCTGCATGGCGGATGCGTACTCTCGCTT
This portion of the Stenotrophomonas sp. WZN-1 genome encodes:
- a CDS encoding siderophore-interacting protein; protein product: MTEHNNTRLRLDVRFRELTVLRTEEVTPHMRRVVLGGDDLAGFDSPGADDHIKLFFPNSSGEMVLPVLTAEGRSYPAGKEPSPSRDYTPRWWDHETGELAIDFVLHDQGIAGPWAEQAQAGDVLVIGGPRGSFVVADSYDAYVLIGDETALPAIARWLDVLPDGAEVQAFIEVSDEAERQDLPQYENVRIHWLERNGFPAASSTLLEDMLTDFEAPDGDAFYWIATESRRARMMRKFIEGHLGVPRDWIRSTGYWKAHPDETDGD
- a CDS encoding PadR family transcriptional regulator gives rise to the protein MSRTASPRARSTDPAVPRRNGQPRVLSRGDLRLLVLALIGEQPRHGYELMQLISNQFMQAYTPSAGTMYPLLASFEQAGWIEAEEVDGKRIFRITTAGEFELKVQRTQVRLAQRRAFDRAREITKASLPPPLATALREFKRALVHHHGRWAEGEADEVAALLTRASALLNGTAGSEASPLSTTQPD
- the aceE gene encoding pyruvate dehydrogenase (acetyl-transferring), homodimeric type; amino-acid sequence: MNWLNEVLNNDPNPVETQEWIESLKAVIDVEGSERAHQLLEGMVELTRRSGAYLPFSPTTEYVNTIEPQFEAKSPGNAELEWRIRSIIRWNAMATVVRANRKPGDLGGHIASFASGATLYDVGFNHFWRAPSENHPGDLLFIQGHSAPGIYARSFLEGRISEEQLDKFRMEVDGGGLSSYPHPWLMPDYWQTPTVSMGLGPLAAIYQAQFMRYLENRGLIEKSDRKVWCFIGDGESDEPETLGAIALAGREGLDNLIFVVNCNLQRLDGPVRGNGKIIQELEGVFRGGGWNVIKLLWGGYWDALLAKDSDGVLKKLMMETVDGEYQNCKAFGGAYTREHFFGKYPETAAMVAGLSDDDIWRLNRGGHDPHKVYAAYHQAVNTKGMPTVILAKTVKGYGMGSAGEALNPTHQTKKLDDEAVRHFRDRFNIPVTDAQLADGQVPFYHPGPDSPEVQYLQERRAALGGYLPQRRRKADKTFVAPKLEAYERLLKSSGERSYSTTMAFVQSLNITLRDKELGPHIVPIVADEARTFGMEGLFRQIGIYAPFGQKYKPVDADQLMFYREDQSGQVLQQGISEPGAISSWMAAGTSYSVSNVPMLPFYIYYSMFGFQRVGDIAWQAADMRTRGFLLGGTAGRTTLNGEGLQHEDGFSHLVAGGIPNVRSYDPTFGFEVTVVLQHGTKRMMEDQVDEYYYVTLMNENYTHPEMPEGAAEGIVKGMYLLTDAGKPKKGELRVQLLGSGTILREAIAAAELLDKDFGVTADIWSCPSFNELRRDGFDVERANRLHPEGEQRKAYVTELLEGRQGPAIAATDYVRAYADQIRAFVPMSYTVLGTDGFGRSDTRANLRRFFEVDRYYIAHAAIAALAKEGKMTAKDVARAIKQYKIDPEKANPVGV
- a CDS encoding HEPN domain-containing protein; protein product: MTSQAFQTFTHVIQDAVDLLAHFDAINSQPPPENAEVLKRASLVMALAALETYIEDRICEAAEQVAGRDRTGGRMRAFYLASLENDLKYFHTPTPDRVGKIFEKYLQVNVIDGWVWNHYDPARAKVHLNAIAKKRGDIAHRSLRPIPGQPAAHAVTREDLRKHIRFISDLVAATDRHIAANL
- a CDS encoding DUF3944 domain-containing protein; this encodes MAYRSDADLEFLGQLQSEDLNDLVYCLTHDKDGSPRFTEELTMHERYKNFSPDHHQYWEQIAAEVQCFGANTFATMFRGGKGVQYKEVLMDVCDKMKVNYSKTASVEKIESNLLMKILTDALEKMTPEELRELAQSTGVKNTNGVTAETMVGVFQTVFRMGGFRSYQLTTIIVNAILKALIGRGLSFGGNILLSKTMALLTGPIGWVITGLWTAIDVAGAAYRVTIPAVIQVAALRQKHLYQHLAQEVSFDN